Proteins from a genomic interval of Polaribacter sp. Q13:
- a CDS encoding DUF6702 family protein — translation MNSKKTFLLLFIIPLLSFSAHKYYLSLTQIEYRNEKQVVQITINVFIDDIEDALNKKYNIDLQLDTKKELKDNDVYFIKYLNEKLHLKIDTVSKNFNYIGKEYDGDLVYFYLEIEDVKQVHTIEITNKILTNHFPQQQNLIKSKVGEKHKSILLNAKNDKGLLKF, via the coding sequence ATGAATTCTAAAAAAACTTTTTTACTTTTATTTATAATTCCATTGCTCTCCTTCTCTGCTCACAAGTATTATTTAAGCTTAACTCAGATTGAATACAGAAACGAAAAACAAGTTGTACAAATAACAATTAATGTTTTTATTGATGATATAGAAGATGCTTTAAACAAGAAATATAATATAGACTTACAATTAGACACAAAAAAGGAATTAAAAGACAATGATGTTTATTTTATAAAATATTTAAACGAAAAATTGCATTTAAAAATTGATACTGTTTCTAAGAACTTTAATTATATTGGTAAAGAATATGATGGAGATTTAGTGTATTTTTATTTGGAAATTGAAGATGTAAAACAAGTGCATACTATAGAAATTACCAATAAAATTTTAACTAACCACTTTCCTCAACAACAAAATTTAATTAAGTCTAAAGTTGGTGAAAAACACAAAAGTATTTTACTAAATGCTAAAAACGATAAAGGTTTGTTAAAATTTTAA
- a CDS encoding M1 family metallopeptidase, whose amino-acid sequence MKKITLLLISVFFIGTNIFAQEKNITQQGHINQNKFKQLKDELATPNSQRTASGAPGVNYTQQKVDYVMDIILDDNNQKITGKETIIYHNNSKDTLTYLWVQLDQNMRAADSKTPDIQPNKISKSLSKSSFNRSFPETPFKGGFNITSVSNINGSKLSYTINQTMMRINLPQPLAAGATFSFKVSWWYNINNHRTQGGRSGFEHFTENNNNNYVIAQFYPRMCVYDNIEGWQNGQFWGRSEFALEFGDFTVNITIPKDHMLGATGILQNESEVFTKTELKRLAKARQTFDNPVVIRTQKEATKIEKSKSKETKTWKFVAKNVRDYAFASSRKFIWDAMAVDINGKTVMAYSLYSKEANPLYGKHSTRAVAQTLKTYSKYTFDYPYHKAISVDGQMGMEYPQICFNPGRPDADGTYSDRVKYRMIKVVIHEVGHNFFPMIVNSDERQWTWMDEGLNSYVEMQAELEYDKDFPITRGYPKNIVKYMAGDQSKIAPIMTKGDNVYEFGNNAYAKPATALWILRETIMGKELFDHAFRTYSKRWMFKHPTPADFFRTMEDASGVDLDWFWRGWFYTTDVTDIGIKSVRKYYTKANGDNVDFIEDTTEGLGFGAAKNKKSKFHYEITYNKPGGLVMPIIVQFNYTDGTTERKVYPAQIWRLNDQEITKVFSSNKEVSKIIIDPNLETADVDTSNNSWPKEQSNKFEKFKSKIKG is encoded by the coding sequence ATGAAAAAAATTACATTACTACTAATTAGTGTTTTTTTTATTGGGACAAATATATTTGCCCAAGAAAAAAATATTACCCAGCAAGGTCATATCAATCAGAATAAGTTTAAACAACTTAAAGACGAATTAGCAACTCCTAATAGTCAAAGAACTGCTTCTGGAGCACCTGGTGTAAATTATACACAACAGAAAGTAGATTATGTAATGGATATTATTTTAGATGACAACAATCAAAAAATAACGGGTAAAGAAACTATTATATATCATAATAATTCTAAAGATACATTAACTTATTTATGGGTGCAGTTAGATCAGAATATGAGAGCAGCAGATTCTAAAACGCCAGATATTCAACCAAATAAAATTTCTAAATCCTTATCTAAAAGTAGCTTTAATCGTAGTTTTCCAGAAACACCTTTTAAGGGTGGTTTTAATATTACGAGTGTATCAAACATTAATGGCAGTAAATTATCATACACCATTAACCAAACAATGATGCGTATTAATTTGCCACAACCTTTGGCTGCTGGAGCAACTTTTTCTTTTAAAGTAAGTTGGTGGTACAATATTAATAATCATAGAACTCAAGGTGGTAGATCTGGTTTTGAACATTTTACAGAAAATAATAACAACAATTATGTAATTGCACAATTTTATCCAAGAATGTGCGTGTATGACAACATAGAAGGATGGCAAAATGGTCAGTTTTGGGGAAGAAGTGAATTTGCATTAGAATTTGGAGATTTTACCGTAAATATCACAATCCCTAAAGACCACATGTTAGGTGCAACAGGTATTTTACAAAACGAAAGTGAAGTTTTTACAAAAACAGAATTAAAAAGATTAGCAAAAGCTAGACAAACTTTTGACAATCCTGTTGTTATTCGCACTCAAAAAGAGGCTACAAAAATTGAAAAAAGCAAATCTAAAGAAACCAAAACCTGGAAATTTGTTGCTAAAAATGTTAGAGATTACGCTTTTGCATCTTCAAGAAAATTTATTTGGGATGCTATGGCAGTAGACATTAACGGTAAAACGGTAATGGCATATTCTTTATATTCTAAAGAAGCAAATCCTTTATATGGCAAACATTCTACTAGAGCAGTAGCGCAAACCTTAAAAACATATTCTAAATATACTTTTGATTACCCGTACCACAAAGCAATTTCTGTAGATGGACAAATGGGAATGGAATACCCACAAATTTGTTTTAACCCAGGAAGACCAGATGCAGATGGTACGTATTCTGACAGAGTGAAATACAGAATGATAAAAGTAGTTATTCATGAAGTTGGTCATAACTTTTTTCCGATGATTGTAAATTCTGATGAAAGACAATGGACTTGGATGGATGAAGGACTAAACTCTTATGTAGAAATGCAAGCAGAATTAGAATATGATAAAGATTTTCCTATTACAAGAGGCTATCCTAAAAATATTGTAAAATATATGGCTGGAGATCAATCTAAGATTGCACCTATTATGACCAAAGGAGATAATGTGTATGAATTTGGTAACAATGCGTATGCCAAACCAGCTACCGCTCTATGGATTTTAAGAGAAACTATTATGGGAAAAGAATTGTTTGACCATGCTTTTAGAACCTACTCGAAACGTTGGATGTTTAAACACCCAACACCTGCAGATTTCTTTAGAACTATGGAAGATGCCTCTGGTGTAGATTTAGATTGGTTTTGGAGAGGTTGGTTTTACACTACAGATGTAACTGATATTGGCATTAAAAGTGTAAGAAAATACTACACAAAAGCAAATGGAGATAATGTAGATTTTATTGAAGATACCACAGAAGGCTTAGGTTTTGGAGCTGCGAAAAACAAAAAATCTAAATTTCATTATGAAATTACCTATAACAAACCAGGTGGATTAGTAATGCCAATTATTGTACAATTTAATTATACAGATGGTACAACTGAAAGAAAAGTATATCCGGCACAAATTTGGAGACTTAATGATCAAGAAATCACCAAAGTTTTTTCTTCTAACAAAGAAGTTTCTAAAATTATTATAGACCCTAATTTAGAAACCGCCGATGTAGATACCTCTAACAATAGCTGGCCAAAAGAACAAAGTAATAAGTTCGAAAAATTCAAAAGCAAAATAAAGGGATAA